Proteins from a single region of Synechococcus sp. WH 8109:
- a CDS encoding NADH-quinone oxidoreductase subunit M, whose translation MLLSLLLLIPFLGALALILWPGSPSGARLRDVSIVLLVVQCLASFALLLPFDAADAGLQLVEQARWVHAIGLDYALALDGLSLPLVLMNGVLCLVAAIASRTIENRPRVYFALLLVISGAVNGAFLAQNLLLFFLFYELELIPLWMLIAVWGGANRAYAATKFLIVTAVSGVLILGAFLGIAFVTGTMDFSLRPILAGELGMTAQLLLMGALLIGFGIKIPLFPFHTWLPDAHTEASTPVSVLLAGVLLKLGTYGLLRFCLGLFPDAWQLASPWLAGWAAISVLYGSLAAIAQTDMKRMVAYSSVGHMGYVLLAAAAATPLGLMGALFQMVSHGLISGVLFLVVGVVYAQTGTRDLNVLRGLLNPQRGLPLTGSLMIIGVMASAGIPGMAGFISEFLIFRGSLQPFPLATLLSMVGSGLTAVYFLLLVNRAFFGRLAIAPGEVVNPRILNRVALREQAPAIALSLGVLVLGLAPELLSNLSEAATTGLSLITRDLS comes from the coding sequence ATGCTTCTTTCCCTCCTGCTTCTGATTCCCTTCCTCGGGGCTCTGGCTCTGATCCTCTGGCCGGGATCCCCGTCCGGTGCACGCCTGCGCGATGTGTCCATCGTGCTGCTGGTGGTGCAGTGTCTGGCGAGCTTTGCCTTGCTGCTGCCTTTCGATGCCGCCGACGCAGGTTTGCAGTTGGTGGAACAGGCCCGCTGGGTGCATGCCATCGGCCTGGATTACGCCTTGGCGCTGGACGGTCTGTCCTTGCCGCTGGTGTTGATGAATGGGGTGCTCTGCCTTGTGGCGGCCATCGCGTCGCGCACGATCGAAAACCGCCCCCGGGTCTACTTCGCCCTGTTGCTGGTGATTTCCGGAGCGGTGAATGGTGCCTTCCTGGCCCAGAACCTTCTGCTCTTCTTCCTGTTCTACGAATTGGAGCTCATCCCCCTCTGGATGCTGATCGCTGTGTGGGGTGGCGCCAACCGGGCCTACGCCGCCACGAAGTTTCTGATCGTCACCGCCGTCTCAGGCGTGCTGATCCTCGGTGCCTTCCTTGGCATTGCTTTTGTCACCGGAACCATGGACTTCAGCCTGCGGCCGATCCTTGCCGGTGAACTGGGCATGACCGCCCAGCTGCTGCTGATGGGTGCTCTGTTGATCGGCTTCGGTATCAAGATCCCCCTCTTCCCCTTCCACACCTGGCTGCCGGATGCCCACACCGAGGCCTCCACACCGGTGTCGGTTCTTCTGGCAGGTGTGCTACTCAAGTTGGGCACCTACGGCCTGCTGCGTTTCTGCCTTGGCTTGTTCCCCGATGCCTGGCAGCTAGCGTCTCCATGGCTGGCTGGCTGGGCTGCGATCTCGGTCCTTTATGGATCCCTTGCCGCGATCGCCCAGACCGATATGAAGCGCATGGTGGCCTACAGCTCTGTTGGACACATGGGCTACGTGCTGCTGGCTGCCGCCGCCGCCACGCCGCTCGGGTTGATGGGGGCCCTGTTCCAGATGGTGAGCCATGGCCTGATCTCCGGGGTGCTGTTCCTAGTGGTGGGTGTCGTTTACGCCCAGACCGGTACCCGCGACCTCAACGTCTTGCGTGGCCTGCTCAACCCCCAGCGCGGCCTGCCGCTCACCGGATCTCTGATGATCATCGGGGTGATGGCCAGTGCCGGAATTCCCGGCATGGCCGGCTTCATTTCTGAATTCCTGATATTCCGCGGCAGCCTGCAGCCCTTCCCCCTGGCCACGTTGCTTTCCATGGTGGGATCGGGACTGACGGCGGTGTACTTCCTGCTGTTGGTGAACCGTGCCTTCTTCGGTCGCCTGGCGATCGCCCCCGGCGAGGTGGTGAATCCCCGTATCCTCAATCGCGTGGCGCTGCGGGAGCAGGCTCCAGCCATCGCCCTCAGCCTTGGTGTGCTGGTGCTTGGCCTTGCTCCGGAGCTGCTTTCGAACCTCAGTGAGGCGGCCACCACGGGCCTCAGCCTGATCACCAGAGATCTGTCATGA
- a CDS encoding NAD(P)H-quinone oxidoreductase subunit F yields the protein MTPELSLPQQTAWLIPLYGFIGMLVSLPWACGWFRRDAHRPAAYLNIFLTLVAFVHGSLILQEVYQSGPVDLAFPWLTVADLELDISFSLSLTNLVALELITGLSLLSQVYSLGYMDKEWALARFFALLGFFEGAMSGVVLSDSLFQSYFLLEMLTLSTYLLVGFWYAQPLVVTAARDAFLTKRVGDVLLLMGVVALCSYSGVMGFNDLYAWAAQDTLSPLAATLLGLGLVAGPTGKCAQFPMHLWLDEAMEGPNPASILRNSVVVTCGAIVLLKVMPILQLSPIAIGVMLVIGSISAIGGSLVALAQVDIKRTLSYSTTAHMGLVFIAIALQIPVLALLLLFTHAVSKALLSMSIGGVIASTNCQDITELGGLGSRMPATTTAFLVGGAGLVGFLPLGGFLALAQSIELLSVRSVPFMAVFLLTNALTAMGLVRVFRHVFMGNSLIKSRRAAEVNWQMAFPMVALTVIVLITPLLLVRLESLDGLLAFPLWAAALVVGSGLLGLLAGAVLPLSKAWSRSLNPVLRWWQDLLAYDFYTEGFYRLTIVNVVAGFSRLASWFDRNVVDGLLNGVARFSLASADSLKLSVSGQSQSYVLTVLLAIVLFLTAVSWFLT from the coding sequence TTGACTCCGGAGCTTTCGCTACCTCAGCAGACCGCCTGGTTGATCCCGCTCTACGGGTTCATCGGGATGTTGGTCTCTTTGCCGTGGGCCTGTGGCTGGTTCAGGCGTGATGCGCATCGACCGGCGGCGTATCTAAATATATTTCTGACCCTGGTGGCCTTCGTTCACGGAAGCCTGATCCTGCAGGAGGTGTACCAATCAGGGCCAGTGGATCTGGCCTTTCCGTGGCTCACTGTGGCCGATCTGGAGCTGGATATCAGCTTCAGTCTTTCGCTCACAAATTTGGTAGCCCTGGAACTGATCACGGGCCTCAGCTTGCTGTCCCAGGTGTATTCCCTGGGCTACATGGACAAGGAATGGGCGTTGGCCCGCTTCTTTGCCCTGCTTGGATTTTTTGAGGGGGCGATGAGTGGTGTCGTGCTCAGCGACTCCCTCTTCCAGAGCTATTTCCTGCTGGAGATGTTGACGCTCTCTACCTATCTGCTCGTGGGTTTCTGGTATGCCCAACCCCTGGTCGTCACAGCAGCCCGGGACGCCTTCCTCACCAAGCGCGTTGGTGATGTGCTCCTGCTGATGGGTGTGGTGGCGCTCTGCAGCTACTCCGGAGTGATGGGGTTCAACGATCTTTATGCCTGGGCCGCTCAAGACACCCTCTCTCCGTTGGCGGCAACGCTGTTGGGTTTAGGCCTGGTCGCTGGCCCAACGGGCAAATGCGCCCAGTTCCCAATGCACCTCTGGCTGGACGAAGCCATGGAGGGCCCGAACCCTGCTTCGATTTTGCGGAACTCGGTGGTGGTGACCTGCGGCGCCATCGTGCTGCTGAAGGTGATGCCCATCCTTCAGCTCTCGCCCATCGCCATCGGTGTGATGCTCGTGATCGGCAGCATCAGTGCGATCGGTGGCTCTTTGGTGGCTCTGGCTCAGGTGGATATCAAGCGCACGCTGTCGTATTCCACAACGGCCCACATGGGGCTTGTCTTCATCGCCATCGCGCTGCAGATCCCTGTTCTTGCCTTGTTGCTGCTGTTCACCCATGCCGTGTCCAAAGCGCTGCTGTCGATGAGCATTGGCGGTGTGATTGCCTCCACCAACTGTCAGGACATCACCGAGCTGGGGGGACTGGGCAGCCGCATGCCGGCCACCACAACTGCGTTTCTTGTGGGTGGTGCTGGTCTGGTGGGATTCCTGCCCCTGGGTGGCTTCCTAGCCCTGGCCCAGTCGATTGAACTGCTGAGCGTTCGCTCGGTGCCGTTCATGGCGGTGTTCCTTCTCACCAACGCACTCACCGCCATGGGTCTGGTGCGGGTGTTCCGCCATGTGTTCATGGGGAATTCCCTGATCAAGTCCCGCCGGGCTGCCGAGGTGAACTGGCAGATGGCGTTCCCGATGGTGGCGCTCACCGTGATTGTGCTGATCACCCCGCTGTTGCTGGTGCGGCTTGAGTCGCTCGATGGTTTGTTGGCCTTCCCGCTCTGGGCAGCAGCGCTGGTGGTGGGAAGCGGACTGCTGGGTCTGCTGGCTGGCGCCGTTCTCCCTCTGAGCAAGGCCTGGTCCCGCTCGCTGAATCCTGTGCTGCGCTGGTGGCAGGACCTGCTGGCTTACGACTTCTACACCGAGGGCTTTTATCGCCTCACCATCGTCAACGTGGTGGCTGGCTTCTCTCGCCTGGCGTCCTGGTTCGACCGAAATGTGGTGGATGGTCTTCTCAACGGGGTGGCTCGCTTCTCCCTGGCCAGTGCCGACAGTCTCAAGCTCAGCGTCAGCGGCCAGAGCCAGTCGTACGTGCTGACGGTGCTCCTGGCCATCGTTCTTTTCCTCACCGCGGTGAGCTGGTTCCTCACCTGA
- a CDS encoding BMC domain-containing protein has product MATPSPTPRRRTTRSTPAANKTVDVKPVASTPAPASTPAKAAPASTTRRASTTTRRSSVSNTGTGGGSAVAKPAATPSPIVPGVALGMIETRGMVPAIEAADAMTKAAEVTLICREYVGGGYVTVMVRGETGAVNAAVRAGADACERVGDGLVAAHIIARPHNEVEPVLAGSGAVRRS; this is encoded by the coding sequence ATGGCCACTCCTTCCCCCACCCCCCGTCGTCGCACCACCCGCAGCACCCCTGCAGCAAACAAGACCGTGGATGTGAAGCCTGTGGCCAGCACCCCTGCTCCCGCTTCTACTCCCGCCAAGGCAGCTCCTGCTTCAACCACCCGTCGCGCGTCCACAACAACGCGTCGCAGCAGCGTCTCCAACACCGGAACCGGCGGCGGATCAGCTGTGGCCAAACCCGCTGCAACCCCTTCCCCCATCGTTCCCGGTGTGGCCCTGGGGATGATCGAAACCCGCGGCATGGTTCCCGCCATCGAGGCAGCCGATGCGATGACCAAGGCTGCGGAAGTCACCCTGATCTGCCGTGAATATGTTGGTGGTGGCTACGTCACCGTGATGGTGCGTGGTGAAACCGGTGCCGTGAATGCCGCTGTTCGTGCCGGAGCTGATGCCTGCGAGCGTGTGGGTGATGGTCTCGTTGCCGCGCACATCATTGCTCGCCCCCACAACGAAGTTGAACCAGTGTTGGCCGGCAGCGGCGCAGTCCGCCGCAGCTGA
- a CDS encoding carboxysome peptide B, whose protein sequence is MEIMQVMGTLVCSYRVAGLDHMHLRILKNNKGKKLVAVDPVGAREGNWVFTASGSAARHACPDNTVLTDLTIGGIIDFWNPDG, encoded by the coding sequence ATGGAAATCATGCAGGTGATGGGAACGCTGGTCTGCTCCTACCGGGTTGCCGGTTTGGATCACATGCACCTGCGCATTCTCAAGAACAACAAGGGCAAGAAGTTGGTTGCCGTTGACCCCGTGGGTGCCCGTGAGGGCAACTGGGTGTTCACCGCCAGCGGTTCAGCTGCCCGGCATGCCTGCCCTGACAACACCGTTCTCACCGATCTCACCATCGGTGGAATCATCGATTTCTGGAATCCGGACGGATAG
- a CDS encoding carboxysome peptide A — translation MLIVKVVKPLVSTNRIPDFEHKHLQVVLDGSTKKVAVDAVGAKPGDWVICVSSSAAREAAGSKSYPSDLTIVGIIDHWEPDPPKTSAPSPSPSPSKPAGGKAS, via the coding sequence ATGCTCATCGTCAAGGTCGTCAAGCCGCTCGTTTCCACCAACCGGATCCCCGATTTCGAGCACAAGCACCTACAGGTGGTGCTCGATGGCAGCACCAAGAAGGTGGCTGTCGATGCGGTGGGTGCGAAACCTGGTGACTGGGTGATCTGCGTCAGCAGCTCGGCCGCCCGTGAAGCCGCCGGCAGCAAGTCCTATCCCAGTGACCTCACCATTGTGGGGATCATTGACCACTGGGAACCCGACCCTCCGAAGACCTCCGCTCCCTCTCCATCCCCCAGCCCCAGCAAACCCGCAGGAGGCAAAGCCAGCTGA
- a CDS encoding carboxysome shell carbonic anhydrase, with protein MVRSKPLRGGRPQAPSAPTRRQLQQLATTSDLAQTASEVESSTRQAALERRRALTTSGKAAQLGGGSVGGGRIRSSNDVKRPAPSQPGWVRREKAATRAVPFNLSRSSLPITHRRHPLTDAAANARLQAYELEIKGRFDRIVPLLQQVSALQHETDFIPQAQRLCRAELGFDLPDHTLQLAWVRPLDMRALFAWCVFESHRLFSDRFFQDDPLDAGTGSAASRQFEQFLLDCGIHLLDLTPCADGRLAHTVAYALRIPFSAVRRRSHAGAMFDVENTVNRWVKTEHRRYREGSPNPSTEPTRYLKVVTYHFSSLDPSHQGCAAHGSNDELAAAAGHQRLLDFRESVENSFCCGASVDLLLIGLDTDTDAIRVHPPSRDSEMVLDRWLCARELHAATASMSADQAMAQVAEAVESAAPGPMDAGMVSFLTRLLANNFSQIDYVQDLHGGTYPDAGHAERFIGVGIGFKEVHLRNLTYFAHLDTVEEGAPDLDVGVKIFKGLNVSRDLPIPVVVRFDYSGRVPGARERAIADCQRVNQAIADRYAALVHEGLLHTCLTIRDRNQTAPAEVVGSTLDPQLPEAH; from the coding sequence ATGGTTCGCTCCAAGCCTCTCCGTGGCGGGCGACCTCAGGCCCCCTCGGCACCCACTCGACGCCAGCTTCAGCAGCTGGCCACAACATCTGATTTAGCTCAGACAGCATCTGAGGTGGAGTCTTCCACCCGCCAAGCCGCTCTGGAAAGGCGGCGTGCCCTCACCACATCGGGTAAGGCCGCTCAACTGGGTGGCGGCTCAGTGGGCGGTGGTCGGATTCGCTCCAGCAACGACGTCAAGCGTCCCGCTCCTTCACAGCCGGGCTGGGTACGACGTGAGAAGGCAGCCACCCGGGCGGTTCCTTTCAATTTGAGCCGCAGCTCTCTGCCGATCACCCATCGGCGCCATCCCTTGACGGATGCAGCGGCGAACGCCCGTCTTCAGGCTTACGAGTTGGAGATCAAGGGACGTTTTGATCGGATCGTTCCCCTGCTCCAGCAGGTCTCAGCGCTTCAGCACGAAACAGATTTCATTCCCCAAGCCCAGCGGTTGTGCCGGGCCGAACTCGGCTTTGATCTGCCGGATCACACCCTGCAGCTGGCCTGGGTTCGCCCCCTCGACATGCGCGCCCTGTTCGCCTGGTGTGTCTTTGAAAGCCACCGGCTGTTTAGTGATCGCTTTTTTCAGGACGACCCACTGGATGCCGGCACGGGCAGTGCTGCCTCCAGACAGTTCGAACAGTTTTTGCTCGACTGCGGGATCCATCTGCTCGACCTGACGCCCTGCGCCGATGGTCGCTTGGCCCACACCGTGGCCTACGCCCTGCGCATTCCCTTCAGCGCTGTGCGTCGCCGTTCCCACGCTGGTGCCATGTTCGACGTGGAGAACACGGTGAACCGCTGGGTCAAAACCGAGCATCGTCGCTACCGCGAAGGTTCACCCAATCCCTCCACGGAACCGACCCGTTATCTGAAAGTGGTGACTTACCACTTCAGTTCCCTCGATCCTTCCCACCAGGGCTGCGCTGCCCATGGCAGCAATGACGAACTGGCGGCAGCGGCAGGTCATCAGCGCCTGCTCGATTTTCGTGAGTCGGTGGAAAACAGCTTCTGCTGCGGTGCCTCCGTTGATCTTCTGCTGATCGGCCTCGACACCGACACCGACGCGATCCGGGTGCACCCCCCAAGTCGTGACAGCGAAATGGTGCTCGACCGTTGGCTCTGTGCCAGGGAACTGCATGCCGCAACAGCATCGATGAGTGCCGATCAAGCGATGGCACAGGTTGCCGAAGCTGTTGAGAGCGCGGCTCCTGGCCCCATGGATGCCGGCATGGTTTCGTTCCTGACCCGGTTGCTCGCCAATAATTTCTCCCAGATCGATTACGTGCAGGATCTGCACGGTGGCACTTACCCCGATGCCGGACACGCAGAGCGTTTCATTGGCGTTGGCATCGGCTTCAAAGAGGTGCATCTGCGCAACCTCACGTATTTCGCTCACCTCGACACCGTCGAGGAGGGCGCCCCTGATCTCGATGTGGGCGTAAAAATTTTCAAGGGTCTGAATGTGTCCAGGGATCTGCCGATTCCGGTTGTGGTGCGTTTCGACTATTCCGGCCGGGTGCCCGGTGCTCGGGAACGGGCCATTGCTGATTGCCAACGGGTCAACCAGGCCATCGCCGATCGCTACGCAGCCCTCGTTCATGAGGGTCTGCTCCACACTTGTCTCACCATTCGCGACCGCAACCAGACGGCTCCGGCCGAGGTCGTCGGTTCCACCCTCGACCCGCAACTTCCGGAGGCTCACTGA